A region of Gracilinanus agilis isolate LMUSP501 chromosome 3, AgileGrace, whole genome shotgun sequence DNA encodes the following proteins:
- the LOC123238708 gene encoding olfactory receptor 51G2-like — protein MSLLNSSDFSTFLVTGILGLEDMYMWLSIPFSAIFLVILAGNITIILVIWTERSLHVPMYLFLAMLAASDLGLSISTFSTMLRIFWLDAREMSFPDCFTQMFFIHSFQEFESAVILAMAFDHYVAISKPLHYASILTSGVIAKIAVAILVRTMAVQVPAPILLRRLHFCHSNVLSHSYCLHPDIIKLSCSNTRINSIFGLFVVVSTLGLDFVLILFSYVLILKTVLNIASFWGRLKALNTCISHLSAVILFFTPMICLSLLHRFGPKLPSHVYVLIANMHFLIPPVMNPIVYVLKTKQIRDRVIRIFLKKKSGET, from the coding sequence ATGTCTCTTCTCAATAGTTCAGACTTTTCCACCTTCCTGGTGACAGGAATCCTTGGATTAGAGGACATGTATATGTGGCTCTCTATTCCCTTTAGTGCCATATTCTTAGTGATTCTGGCAGGTAACATCACCATCATATTGGTTATCTGGACTGAGAGAAGCCTCCATGTACCCATGTACCTCTTCCTGGCAATGTTGGCAGCCTCAGACCTGGGTTTATCCATCTCCACATTTTCGACTATGTTAAGGATCTTCTGGTTGGATGCCAGAGAGATGAGCTTCCCTGACTGTTTCACCCAGATGTTCTTCATCCATTCCTTCCAAGAATTTGAGTCAGCTGTGATTCTGGCCATGGCCTTTGATCACTATGTGGCAATTTCCAAACCCTTGCACTATGCCTCCATCCTCACCAGCGGAGTAATTGCAAAGATAGCTGTGGCCATTTTGGTACGGACAATGGCAGTGCAAGTCCCAGCTCCCATCCTTCTGAGGAGGTTACATTTCTGTCACTCTAATGTACTCTCCCATTCCTACTGCTTACATCCAGATATCATCAAACTCTCCTGCTCTAATACTAGAATCAACAGTATATTTggcttatttgttgttgtttccaCTCTTGGCCTTGATTTTGTCCTAATTCTCTTTTCCTATGTTCTGATCTTAAAGACTGTTCTGAACATTGCATCTTTTTGGGGACGCCTCAAGGCCCTCAATACCTGCATCTCCCACCTCTCTGCTGTGATCCTTTTCTTCACACCCATGATCTGTCTGTCCTTGCTTCACAGATTTGGACCAAAGCTTCCCTCCCATGTGTATGTGCTCATAGCTAACATGCACTTCCTCATCCCACCTGTGATGAACCCCATTGTTTATGTGTTAAAAACCAAGCAAATCCGAGATAGGGTCATTaggatttttcttaaaaagaaatctgGAGAGACCTAA